The following are from one region of the Carassius gibelio isolate Cgi1373 ecotype wild population from Czech Republic chromosome A13, carGib1.2-hapl.c, whole genome shotgun sequence genome:
- the LOC128026498 gene encoding zinc finger protein 318-like isoform X21, with amino-acid sequence MYRGSRPHRGGYHPPPSRGFGPRPEPGHRGPPDPYRRPSPRRRYSPPGEYRGARPQRGYGRYTPSPPRGLPIDHSLVITVGNELTHPGTEAPYVRDYGAGESQYKKPCYSPRRSSYDGHSDRGSRRRSVSRGRSRGRSRSPGYGRSKSRPRSRSRSRSYSRGRSPERAKSRARSKSRTRGRSYSRSRSRSGSRGRRQSRARSRARSKSRPRSRSRERSRSRGRSRGRSRARSWSRSASRSGSSSSSGSSRSRQSSVNRRVKSGHLRVKEEDFTELEKARRRKEIQDTLVQPAKSILKKRMDSSETDSPMLVQNSDSPRGNPDGGLSHEAEQLLCALSKTMDPDLFTSMLGKSSDGSFLEELIGKIQTAREGGSDLLLPQEKGRQEKSDLTEFLGMIAEVAQQHHVKKSQPDIEDEEKFLYGDEEEEGDEVKSANSSFPDTSYPRSCDIQRREPYTFGHTGEPVMSHSQRDSRQADSHRSSATPEIHAKEEPGDFPPGIGPQDVKVRKEVEEYEKIQDLLKTIGLDLGMAEISKMAARTQARLHGNTPVKTPTRRQSDRKHRSRSRSSSSSSSRSSSQSSSRSRNKRSRSRSASLDHTSRRSKKKPVSPERRSPCSNIQNKKEAKPGIAESGWPAAPTVGPGPQTYPSRPSLPAHPMPPYPGPPPGGVMPPEYPPGCYDPYGNYVPYMPPGWPMYPPPGMPVPPHSPMDSYSLPNIERPFLKVIKTVQGESKEDDPKAPLKSDPVATKAITSGIQRKEMEDKNTASQKQKVMEELEKLKKEKGVRHKRKENLLKDVETLRKQQGELLRKKRREKDGHKDPVLIELGQLQEDAMAQISKLRAEQREADKKYEELVKVALILGIDYKDSKIPGDHGQQPLQSKKESTRSPEKSGAKTSTAYNKVTPSKSRVSPEKLKSPPPSSSHSLDTAAEQFEYYDAGNHWCKNCNVTSGSMFDYFMHLHSKTHRKTLDPYDRPWAKSEGEKKHPAGKRTSKPAKGSEFLIPVRGFFCQLCEEFFGDPICAEAHVTCHAHNERYKAKMYENPLYEQRRNLDRQAGLGSQKSSEHKRKREDNEQEDIKKSKHNKGKMSSNEVETKPQYSKEEEYKNIKENENKLKEKYKKDDFDKQKYKEDDERVKIKEEDERARYKKDDDERNRFRKEEEYTHRYRKEEGERTRYEEDRFRNRDDEHYRYRDEDDRYRFRKDDDRGRYGREEEKSKYGREEDKKYKYTREVEEKSSKYKDEDWGKWPKSKWDEDQESNGKYEKKEDKAQHQKGKAGYSKDDKESIGKSNAKDGKSEPDKPSEPPKVLCGPSPALLAKLRKKNEEAAGRFGFGRFGLKKPQKTALEKEAERMAAQFLKEEEESMPTEMAENTDAELDPFSKSIAAAKSIAIKLSGKTVLPPSGEWLAYNENKANPNLPPPQAPMVIRKSYTGVQNKPTPSADKSPAPVTGTQGVPALSADLISKAFGGEEVQLKQTKDTSAKPVDINIPVPLQSPTVAPKMVNPSQMNPVTPRQCVITLESDVAAPGVPEEEQKLTVILRPPPQLSSNARDPSPKTVKPKTTLAAGKAKDLYDIFYSDSAAVKASVSASIGDKKTYGFAPQDSGLTGKESNNKNKSVSDVCQSKEPLKNEESEVALKEETLKSEDLKVAQKEKTPKNEESNVAQREETLKYKDSEVAQSEVSPKNEESVAQREEPLKYEESDVAQSEESPKYEDSDVAQREEPLKYEESDVAQSEESPKNEESDVAQREEPLKYEDSDVAQSEESPKNEESDVAQSEEPPKNEESNVTQTEEPLMYEDSEVAQKEESPKNEDSDVAQREEPLKYEDSDVAQREEPLKYEDSDVAQREEPLKYEESYFAQREEPLMYLDSEVAQREESPKNEDSDVAQREELLKYEESYFARNEDSKVAQSEVSPKNEESDVAQREEPLMYEDSEVAQKEESQKNVESTVAQSEESPKNEDSEFEQAFEDNILKPDLQNEDDAKEEDFDDQQVLKSFEISVGDITVMEVDSQDTMQTNNEEENPLEPEEPMSFSPLPGSFTEQLNLDTFEFNFEPL; translated from the exons ATGTATCGCGGGTCTAGGCCGCACAGAGGCGGCTATCATCCTCCGCCGTCGCGTGGTTTCGGGCCCCGTCCTGAACCGGGCCACCGAGGACCCCCGGACCCGTACCGCCGTCCGTCACCGCGGAGGAGGTATTCACCACCCGGTGAATACAGAGGAGCACGCCCTCAGCGAGGCTACGGG AGATACACCCCATCGCCTCCTCGTGGACTCCCCATTGATCACAGTCTGGTCATAACTGTGGGCAATGAGCTGACCCATCCAGGGACTGAAGCTCCCTATGTCCG AGATTATGGTGCTGGAGAATCACAGTATAAAAAGCCCTGTTACTCTCCACGGAGGTCAAGCTATGATGGACACAGCGATAGAGGTTCGAGGAGGCGCAGTGTTAGTCGCGGCAGGAGCAGGGGGCGGAGCCGTAGTCCTGGCTACGGGCGTAGCAAAAGTCGCCCGCGCAGCCGCAGCAGGAGTCGGAGCTACAGTCGCGGCAGGAGTCCTGAACGAGCGAAGAGCCGAGCGCGCAGCAAGAGCAGAACCCGAGGGAGGAGCTACAGTCGAAGTCGAAGCAGAAGCGGAAGCCGTGGCCGCAGACAGAGTAGAGCCAGGAGCAGGGCACGGAGCAAGAGCCGGCCACGGAGCCGCAGTCGTGAAAGGAGCCGTAGCAGGGGGAGAAGCCGAGGACGGAGTCGCGCTAGGAGCTGGAGCCGCAGCGCCAGTCGTAGTGGTAGCAGTAGCAGCAGCGGCTCCAGTAGGAGTCGCCAAAGCAGCGTCAACCGGAGAGTCAAATCAGGTCATTTAAGGGTTAAGGAGGAGGACTTTACCGAGCTGGAGAAGGCCAGGCGACGTAAAGAAATTCAGGATACGCTTGTACAGCCTGCAAAGTCAATTTTGAAGAAAAGAATGGATTCCTCTGAGACCGATTCTCCCATGCTAGTGCAG AATAGTGATTCCCCTCGAGGAAATCCAGATGGTGGTCTCTCACATGAGGCAGAACAGCTTCTCTGTGCGCTTTCCAAAACCATGGATCCAGACTTGTTCACATCCATGCTGGGAAAAAGCTCTGATGGTAGTTTTCTCGAAGAGCTGATTGGTAAGATCCAAACAGCCAGAGAGGGTGGAAGTGACTTGCTGCTCCCTCAAGAGAAGGGAAGGCAGGAGAAATCAGACCTCACAGAGTTCCTTGGAATGATAGCAGAGGTCGCCCAACAACACCATGTGAAAAAGAGTCAGCCAGATATTGAAGATGAGGAGAAGTTCCTCTATggggatgaagaggaggagggcgATGAGGTGAAATCAGCAAATTCCAGCTTTCCAGACACAAGTTACCCAAGGTCTTGTGATATTCAGAGAAGAGAACCTTACACATTCGGCCATACTGGAGAACCTGTGATGAGCCATTCGCAGAGAGACAGTAGGCAGGCAGACAGTCATCGTTCCTCGGCCACACCTGAGATACATGCCAAGGAAGAACCTGGTGACTTCCCACCTGGAATAGGGCCACAGGATGTAAAGGTGAGGAAGGAGGTAGAGGAATATGAGAAGATACAAGACTTGCTTAAAACAATTGGCTTGGACCTGGGCATGGCTGAGATAAGCAAGATGGCCGCTAGAACACAAGCGCGTCTGCACGGTAACACCCCTGTGAAGACACCGACTCGTAGGCAGTCGGATAGAAAGCACCGGAGCCGTAGTAGGAGCTCCAGCAGCAGTAGCAGCAGGAGCTCCAGTCAGAGTAGCAGCCGAAGTAGAAACAAAAGAAGTCGAAGCCGAAGTGCCAGTTTGGATCACACTTCACGTCGCAGCAAGAAGAAGCCTGTTTCCCCAGAACGAAGATCTCCATGCTCAAATATTCAGAACAAGAAAGAGGCTAAACCTGGGATTGCAGAAAGCGGCTGGCCTGCCGCACCCACTGTGGGTCCTGGGCCACAGACGTATCCCTCCAGACCCAGCCTCCCAGCACATCCCATGCCCCCATACCCAGGGCCACCCCCAGGTGGGGTAATGCCACCTGAGTACCCACCAGGATGTTATGATCCATATGGCAATTATGTTCCATATATGCCTCCGGGATGGCCGATGTATCCACCTCCAGGTATGCCAGTACCTCCTCACAGTCCAATGGATTCCTACAGCCTCCCTAACATTGAGCGGCCCTTTCTTAAAGTGATCAAAACTGTGCAGGGTGAAAGTAAAGAGGATGATCCAAAAG CACCCCTTAAATCGGATCCTGTGGCCACTAAAGCGATCACCAGTGGCATTCAGAGGAAAGAAATGGAAGATAAGAATACTGCTAGCCAAAAACAGAAG GTCATGGAAGAGCTTGAAAAGCTAAAAAAGGAGAAAGGAGTGCGACACAAGAGGAAAGAAAATCTCTTAAAGGATGTGGAAACATTGAGAAAGCAGCAAG GGGAGCTTCTACGAAAGAAGCGAAGAGAGAAGGATGGACACAAAGACCCTGTCCTCATCGAGCTTGGTCAGCTCCAAGAGGATGCAATGGCCCAAATCTCCAAATTGCGTGCTGAACAGAGAGAGGCAGATAAAAAATATGAAGAGCTGGTCAAAGTGGCTCTTATTCTCGGTATAGACTACAAAGACTCGAAGATCCCTGGGGACCATGGGCAGCAGCCCCTTCAGAGTAAGAAGGAGTCAACCAGAAGCCCAGAGAAATCAGGGGCCAAAACCAGCACTGCATACAATAAG GTAACACCCTCAAAATCAAGAGTGTCTCCTGAAAAACTCAAGTCACCACCTCCATCGAGCAGCCACTCCCTGGACACTGCTGCCGAGCAGTTCGAGTACTATGATGCAGGAAACCACTGGTGTAAAAACTGCAATGTTACCAGTGGTTCAATGTTTGATTATTTCATGCATTTGCACAGCAAAACCCATAGGAAG ACCCTAGATCCTTATGACAGACCTTGGGCAAAGTCAGAGGGTGAAAAGAAACACCCAGCTGGAAAGAGGACTTCAAAGCCAGCCAAAG GCTCTGAGTTCTTGATCCCTGTAAGGGGATTCTTCTGCCAGTTATGTGAGGAGTTTTTTGGTGATCCCATTTGCGCTGAGGCCCATGTTACCTGCCATGCTCACAATGAGAGATACAAG gcaaaaatgtatgaaaatccGCTCTATGAACAAAGGAGGAACCTTGACCGTCAGGCTGGCTTAGGGAGCCAAAAGAGTTCAGAGCACAAACGAAAACGTGAAGACAATGAACAGGAAGATATAAAGAAATCCAAACACAACAAAGGAAAAATGTCAAGTAATGAAGTGGAGACAAAACCACAGTACAGCAAGGAAGAGGAGTATAAGAATATCAAAGAGAATGAGAATAAACTCAAGGAGAAATACAAGAAAGATGATTttgataaacaaaaatacaaggaGGATGATGAGAGAGTCAAAATAAAGGAAGAGGATGAGAGAGCTAGATACAAAAAAGATGATGATGAGCGAAACCGCTTCAGAAAAGAAGAGGAATACACGCATAGATACAGGAAGGAGGAAGGGGAAAGAACAAGGTATGAAGAGGACAGATTTAGAAACAGAGATGATGAACACTATCGATATAGAGATGAGGATGACCGATATAGATTTAGAAAGGATGATGATAGGGGCCGATATGGTAGAGAAGAGGAAAAGTCCAAGTATGGCAGAGAAGAGGATAAGAAATACAAGTACACTCGGGAGGTTGAAGAGAAGTCGTCAAAGTACAAAGATGAGGACTGGGGGAAATGGCCGAAATCAAAGTGGGATGAGGACCAAGAGAGTAatgggaaatatgaaaaaaaggaaGATAAAGCTCAGCACCAGAAGGGCAAGGCTGGTTATTCCAAAGATGACAAGGAGAGCATAGGGAAGTCCAATGCTAAAGATGGTAAATCAGAACCAGATAAACCTAGCGAGCCTCCTAAAGTCTTATGTGGCCCAAGTCCTGCCTTGCTTGCTAAACTTCGCAAAAAGAACGAGGAAGCAGCTGGTCGGTTTGGCTTTGGAAGGTTCGGTCTGAAAAAGCCACAGAAGACTGCACTGGAGAAGGAGGCAGAGAGGATGGCAGCGCAATTCttaaaggaagaggaagagagtaTGCCTACAGAAATGGCAGAAAACACGGATGCTGAGCTAGATCCTTTTTCGAAGTCTATAGCTGCTGCAAAATCCATTGCTATAAAATTGTCAGGAAAGACTGTGCTTCCCCCTTCAGGTGAATGGCTAGCATACAACGAAAATAAAGCTAATCCTAATTTACCTCCTCCCCAAGCTCCCATGGTTATTAGGAAGTCTTACACAGGTGTGCAAAATAAACCAACACCATCTGCTGACAAATCTCCTGCACCTGTAACAGGAACTCAGGGGGTCCCAGCATTGTCAGCAGACCTCATCTCTAAGGCATTTGGTGGAGAAGAGgtacaattaaaacaaacaaaggacACCTCTGCAAAGCCTGTAGATATCAACATACCTGTACCACTTCAGTCTCCCACTGTGGCACCAAAAATGGTAAATCCCAGCCAGATGAATCCTGTTACCCCCCGTCAGTGTGTTATTACTTTAGAATCTGATGTGGCTGCTCCTGGAGTGCCTGAGGAGGAGCAGAAGCTCACCGTAATCCTTCGACCTCCTCCTCAGCTTTCTTCTAATGCCAGAGACCCATCTCCCAAAACTGTAAAGCCAAAGACAACCCTTGCAGCAGGAAAAGCAAAAGATTTGTATGACATTTTTTACAGTGACAGTGCCGCAGTTAAAGCATCTGTCAGTGCCAGTATTGGTGACAAAAAAACCTATGGATTTGCTCCTCAAGACAGTGGTTTAACCGGCAAAGAGtccaacaataaaaacaaaagtgttagTGATGTTTGCCAGAGCAAAGAACCTCTCAAGAACGAGGAGTCAGAAGTTGCCCTAAAAGAGGAAACTCTCAAGAGTGAGGACTTGAAAGTTGCCCAAAAAGAAAAAACCCCGAAGAATGAGGAATCAAATGTTGCCCAGAGAGAAGAAACTCTCAAGTACAAGGACTCAGAAGTTGCCCAGAGTGAAGTATCTCCCAAGAACGAGGAATCTG TTGCCCAGAGAGAAGAACCTCTCAAGTACGAGGAATCAGATGTTGCCCAGAGTGAAGAATCTCCCAAGTACGAGGACTCTGATGTTGCCCAGAGAGAAGAACCTCTCAAGTACGAGGAATCAGATGTTGCCCAGAGTGAAGAATCTCCCAAAAACGAGGAATCAGATGTTGCCCAGAGAGAAGAACCTCTCAAGTACGAGGACTCAGATGTTGCCCAGAGTGAAGAATCTCCCAAGAATGAGGAATCAGATGTTGCCCAGAGTGAAGAACCCCCAAAGAACGAGGAAtcaaatgtcactcagacagaaGAACCTCTCATGTACGAGGACTCAGAGGTTGCCCAAAAAGAAGAATCTCCCAAGAACGAGGATTCAGATGTTGCCCAGAGAGAAGAACCTCTCAAGTACGAGGATTCAGATGTTGCCCAGAGAGAAGAACCTCTCAAGTACGAGGATTCAGATGTTGCCCAGAGAGAAGAACCTCTCAAGTATGAGGAATCATATTTTGCCCAGAGAGAAGAACCTCTCATGTACTTGGACTCAGAGGTTGCCCAGAGAGAAGAATCTCCCAAGAACGAGGATTCAGATGTTGCCCAGAGAGAAGAACTTCTCAAGTATGAGGAATCATATTTTGCGAGGAACGAGGACTCAAAAGTTGCCCAGAGTGAAGTATCTCCCAAGAACGAGGAATCTGATGTTGCCCAGAGAGAAGAACCTCTCATGTACGAGGACTCAGAAGTTGCCCAAAAAGAAGAATCTCAGAAGAACGTGGAATCAACTGTTGCCCAGAGTGAAGAATCTCCCAAGAACGAGGACTCCGAATTTGAACAAGCCTTTGAGGATAACATCTTAAAACCTGACCTTCAAAATGAAGATGATGCGAAAGAGGAAGATTTTGATGATCAACAAGTTCTTAAATCTTTTGAAATATCTGTGGGGGATATAACTGTGATGGAAGTAGATAGTCAGGATACAATGCAGACAAATAATGAAGAGGAAAACCCTCTGGAACCTGAGGAACCCATGTCATTCTCCCCTCTTCCTGGTTCTTTCACTGAGCAACTGAACTTGGACACATTTGAATTCAATTTTGAACCTTTGTAA